DNA from Sulfitobacter albidus:
CAGACCGATCAGCGCCGCACCAAAGCCGAGCCCGGCGGCGACGCGTGCACGCGGCGGCAGCAGGCCGTTCTCCATCCCGTATTGCACCAGAAAGATCCCCGCCAACGCCAATGAGGCAGCAGAGACGGCGTAGAACCAGTTTTGCTGAAGCCACGGACCAAGCTGCGCCAATGCCGCCTCCACCGGTCCGGGCGTGCGCGGCGCGGGCGGCGCTGGCGGCAGGTTCGGCGGGGTTTTGGGCGGGGCGGGTTTGCGCGCGGGTTCCGGCTCCGGCGGGCGGGCGACCGGTGTTTCGGCCCGCGCAGGGCTGGCGCGGGGCGGCTCTGCCTGCGCCGCCCGGGGCGTGGCGGGTGCGGGGGCGGCCTGCGCGCGCAGGGCCTGTTCCAGCGCGTCGATGCGACGGCGCGCACTGCCCAGCATGATGAATAGCGCGACAATCGAGACCGGGATCGCGAGGACCACCAAGCCGATCAATGCAATCAATCCGTCCATCCCGCACGCTCCTCATTCACACGCTGAAACCTTTACCGCCACCGGGCGGGCGCATGAAGTAGGGGAAACCTTAATCCGCGCCGCCGCGCTTTCCGGGCACCAGTCCCGCCAGCGCGCGGCCCACCAGCGCGCGCACGCCCGGACGGCGCCCGGCGGTGAACGGCAGCGGCCGGCAGACCTCCATCGCGGCCACGCCCACACGCGCGGTCAGCGCGCCATTGACCAGCCCTTCGCCAAACCGGCGGCTAAGCTTGCCAAGGATCGAGCCGCCAAGGATCGGCTCCAGCATATCGTCGCCCACGGCAACGGCCCCGGTGGCGACAAGATGCGCCATGACCGCACGGGTCAGCCGCAAAGACCCCAGAAAGCCCGAGCGCCCGCCGTAGATCTCGGCGATGCGACGGATCATGCGCAGGTTCGACGTCAGCGCCGCCGCCACATCGGCCAGCGCCAGCGGCACCAGCGCGGTCACAGCCGCCACCTGCCGCGCGGCGGCCTCCACCTCACGCTCCGCCGCGCGGTCGAGCGGGGCAAGCAGCGTTTCCTCGGCCACATCCAGGAGTGCGGCGGCATCGAGTTGATCGCCACGCAACTCCGCCAGCCGTTCGCGGCCCCAGCGCGTATCCTCGCGCCCCTTGTACAGCGCCACCAGACGGTCGGTCACGCGGCGCGCGGCCTCAAGATCGGCACCCGCCAGCGCGGCCTCGGCGGCGTGGTGCAGATCGTCGAGCCGCCTGAGCCTCCCGAACGCCGCCAACTCGCGCAGGGAGACAAGCGCAAGCACCAGCACGAACGCCCCCATCAGCACGCTCATCGCGAGCCCCACAAGCGGATAGCGCGCCATCAGGTCGGTGACAAAACCCCATGCCGCGAGCGACACCAGCGCCGCAACAAGCGCCCCCGCCAGCGCCCAGAACACGCGGGTCAGCCGCGAGGATTTGCGCGCGCCCAGATGGGCCGCAATCTGCATCGCCTGCCCCTGCGGCGCGCCCTCTTGCGGCAGATCCACCACCGGGGGCGCGTCAGCGACCGACGGCGTCTCGGGCGTGTTTTCGAGATCGAACAGAACCGGTCCACGGGCCATCAGGCGCTCTCCCTTTGCCATTCATACCGGATGTCGGGCAGGCCAACGTCGTTTGCCGCACCGTCCGTGCGTGTTACCTCGACGAACCCCGCCTTGCGGTAGAACCGCGTCGCCCGTTCGTTCGCGACAAAGCTCCACAGACCCAGCGCGCCGGTGTCACGCTGCGCCTCGTGCATGAGCGCG
Protein-coding regions in this window:
- a CDS encoding YcjF family protein is translated as MARGPVLFDLENTPETPSVADAPPVVDLPQEGAPQGQAMQIAAHLGARKSSRLTRVFWALAGALVAALVSLAAWGFVTDLMARYPLVGLAMSVLMGAFVLVLALVSLRELAAFGRLRRLDDLHHAAEAALAGADLEAARRVTDRLVALYKGREDTRWGRERLAELRGDQLDAAALLDVAEETLLAPLDRAAEREVEAAARQVAAVTALVPLALADVAAALTSNLRMIRRIAEIYGGRSGFLGSLRLTRAVMAHLVATGAVAVGDDMLEPILGGSILGKLSRRFGEGLVNGALTARVGVAAMEVCRPLPFTAGRRPGVRALVGRALAGLVPGKRGGAD